The Fuscovulum sp. sequence GCGGGGGTGGGTGATAAGGATGGCACATGATCTTTGGTCTGGGTTTGGACCATACTTTTGGATGTAGTATTTCTTGTTTAAATACAATGGTTTAAATAGGAATAGATCGTCAGTTTATGGGGCGGAGGAGAGGATGGCACGCATCGCCTCGACCTCGGCCCAGCGGTGGCGGAGTCGGGGGGGGAGATTCTCGGGCAAGGCGAGGCTGACCGTGGCTGCGGCGATGACCATGGGCAGGTCTGGCGGGGGCAGAGCAGGGGGTTGACGTGTGCCGGTGGCGCGGGAGGGGCGCGATGGCGGCGGGATGTCAGGGGCGGCTTCGGCCATGGTATCGGCAGCGGGGTCTGACGGGGTTTGCGGGGCATCATCGAAGGGGGTTTCACCTTCAAAGCCATCGGCAGGCGGGGCAGAGGCAAGGGCAACCAGCGGGTTGCCGGCAAAGGCAAGAATGCCATCAAGCTGCGCCGGGATGGCGGTGAGAAGAAGGATTTCGCCCCCTGCCCCATCGGGCGCATCGAGGGGGGACAGTTGGAAACTGTCGCGCGCAGCCATGACCTTTTGCAGGTAGTTCTGCCCACGTTCGGGGTTGGTGGAGTGATAGGCGGCGGCAGCCACGTCCCACGAACCCAGACGGTTGTAGAGTTCCACCATGAAGCGTGCGGCATAGCGGGTGTTGCGGGTGGGATCGATCATGTCTTCGGGCGAGGCAAACCCTGCGGAGTGCCATTTCCAGTTCAGCTGCATGCAGCCCACATCGATATTCGTGACCCCTTCGGCGACGGCCTGTTTCAGATAGGCCAGCGCCTCTTCGCGGGTGTCAAAATACATGCCCTTACCACCCTGATTGAGCGTCCAGGGCCATGGGGCGATGCCGCCATTGCCGGTGCCACGACCTGCCTCGACCAGTGAGATGGCGGGGAGAAGGCCGTCTGGCAAACCAGCCTCGGCCCCGGCCTCGGCGGCGAGACGCGCGCAATCCTGCGCGGCGGCAAGGCCGGGAAGGAGCAGGGCGACGGATAGGGCAAGGGCGCGCAACATGACCATCTGTTGCAAGCGGCGGGCCAGATGCGGGGCCAGATCAGCGCATATAGTCGAAAAGGCTGGTGCCGTTGATTTTCACAAAGGTCTGCTGCGCGGCCTGTTCGGTGAGGAGGAGTTGTTGCAGCCGGGTAATGGCGGCGGCAACGTCGAGATCTTCGAGACCGGCGACGGATTTGTCGATCCGCAGTTTGCGGTCGGCCAGGACCTGCGCATGGTCTTCGGCCAGACGACCGAGCGACCCCACCTCGGCCCGCTGGGCGGCGACGTGGGTGACGACATCGGCAAAGGCGCCGACCATCCGGGTGGCCGAGAGGTTTTCGGTGCGCAGACCAACGCCGACGCCTGACAGTTGCAAGCTTGCGTCCAGCGCGACCATGTTGGCGGCGGGGCGGCGTCCGGCATCGGGCTGGGTCAG is a genomic window containing:
- a CDS encoding transglycosylase SLT domain-containing protein; the protein is MLRALALSVALLLPGLAAAQDCARLAAEAGAEAGLPDGLLPAISLVEAGRGTGNGGIAPWPWTLNQGGKGMYFDTREEALAYLKQAVAEGVTNIDVGCMQLNWKWHSAGFASPEDMIDPTRNTRYAARFMVELYNRLGSWDVAAAAYHSTNPERGQNYLQKVMAARDSFQLSPLDAPDGAGGEILLLTAIPAQLDGILAFAGNPLVALASAPPADGFEGETPFDDAPQTPSDPAADTMAEAAPDIPPPSRPSRATGTRQPPALPPPDLPMVIAAATVSLALPENLPPRLRHRWAEVEAMRAILSSAP